In the Microplitis mediator isolate UGA2020A chromosome 5, iyMicMedi2.1, whole genome shotgun sequence genome, tcccaaaagtcaaccgtttacaagttaacaacaaaaaaccactaatttcgtaggaaattagactttcaaggcttccacgagggctgtagttgaaggtactgctaagcacatacaggctttttcaaagagcatacaattctcttccaagaaaactttgaaccgataagatacgtgaatatggggctgagttttattcgataaaatgaaaagaatcaaaatttacatgcttttagcatgggaaaacttcaacgacgttgttccagttcttaaaattgttattaagagctcaaaatttcactgaatttttatttttacatgtagaacaagattttcgatggggaacgaaaaaaaaaaaatcttcgtttcaaacggagcaccctagtacagatattaaatatatattatcataacttacatgttcaaatttttcatgacAGTCAAGAAAAAGTCGTTCAGCTACAAATCACGATTATTACTGACGATATCGATAATAAGTGATCGATGCACCAATACTTAATTTTGGTTCTTTTAAGTTATAGTTACGTGCTCTTATCGTAGCAGTCTTGATTGATAAAAAAGCGATACCAgaattatttatcgtatatGAATCTATATTTATCGTATACTAATGTATGATGATAAAAGAAATGATGACTAATAGTTTTAATTGAACGTCCCGGGTCAcaaaatttgatctgtttgaaaacaattaaaaattttaagttattttaattcaattttatttttttttatatttaatttatatgtaaaATTCAATCTAGTTTTGCTCTTACTATTCCTTATTCAGACTATTTTTAGacttattttcaataatttttggtctgtttttgatctaatCTCGGTCAAAATCAGAGTCGTTCTTTCCATTTTTTTCAGTCTGATTTTGATTTATATaagataaaaaacatttaaaaatttttttttctatttattataataaataatgaaaacaaagaattaataaatgtttaattttattttacatattaatgtcaactaatattcattttattaaataaattggcTCAATagacaaaaaatgtcaaaaaaatcgaagaaaacaaaaaaattgaaacttgttttttatgttttaagtatttttttgacattttttggaaattttttattttttttgtcatttccttgcatttgctgagtcaccaacgcaaaaatttgagaaaggttgaaaaaaaaaatatttttcattttgattatgattacacaattaaaggaacaaaacttgctcctttaattgtttggctaaactttgatcgatgattcccaaaaaacggtccgattgatcaattttaaaatttacaggggtcttgggggtacattaagctaaaaaagtccctggcaacattattttttttcttgatatctgcagagtagcggttgatttactgaaaaaccaaaaaaagtcagtttttttttgtacttacttctaatggatgctaaaaatggaaaaaagtttttttttcaaaaaatgatgataggGTCTcgaagggaatttatttaagtttttatcaccgcccttcaactttctgtgcgatcattggtacctgaaatatcgatgatcaaagccaaaaggattattttctgtttaaacgctgatatctctgcgacaaatcgtcctacgaagtttaaaaaaaaaccaaattaaagctgaataaatttgctaaacgaactgtgcattcgtttagttgaaagaattttttcgcggtccgtaggctcttcggaaaaaaaaaaaaatttagaaattttttgtctcgcggtatttcttaTGTTTGCGCActaaccggagcttttaaaaaattttgaaaaaaatgcaccaaaactagagatttcaagctataaaatgctttttttaaaatctcgatacgatcatttttcaccaagttacagccttccaaaaatcactaaaaaatttattaaatttttctgctccttttattttgcacgcctcggaagcgaagcggagaggttgtgctttataaccgacctgtcaaggtcacacgatttccactcattaaagtgcatatattttttttctattactcttacacattatgaaaaacacatcaatataaagctgaaacactaataaataatcctgatactttttttaatttgtctaatatgtattaatataaaaaaaagtttattaaaaaaaatttatcgtggacgtccattagtctgtggttcaaaaaaacggcgtggtacggatatctcgagaacgacttgacgaaactacttaatttttttttcaaaattttcagaaataagcaaagaaggttcctttcgaaaatcactactgtaggccttctcgtttttttttaaaataaatcattacggttaaaaccggcaatcttacatgtaaacaaacacccactgccgccatttttcattaggaatgttttccttatttatttttttttttacttttattaccgtatatttaccatggaaatttctatgggaaaagagcgagatattcaattttattcgaaatttaactttaaaaaaaaaacataacatgagctttcgaggcgtgcacttttggattttccaaattttttttgcattagtgtagaCTGCTGTTGGATTAGAGTACAGacattatagatattttttcataacttacatgtgaaaatttttcatgacaGTCAAGAAAAAGTCGTTCAGCTACAAACCACGATTGTTACTGACGATATCACTGACAAGTAATCGATGCACtaatactaaatttttgttcttttatgTTATAATTACGTGCTCTTATCATAACAGTCGTGatcgataaaaaaacaataacggaattatttattgtattctAATCTCCAATCCTCGTATACCAATGTATGATGAAATCAATGATGActaatagttttatttaaatgtggAATATTACAAAATCAAAGCAAAATGAAGTGTAACTTGTCAATCTAAACCTTCTATAAATACTATTAATATAAACTGGCgattactaattttaaaaataagaacaaAATATGATCAATAACGTCTAACTGGAAGTAACGAGTCGAAAAAAACTTCGTTTTTCTATTCTAAACTTACAAGAAATAGTAGCttcaattaatgaattattgtatttttttttctttaaataacaCATAACTTACTCCATGGTTTAATCCCAAAATCCAGTCAGCTTTGAAGTTCTATGAACTGCGTTGGATCCTACCTCAGCGAtcaaaactaaattatttgttcAAGAGATATCGAAAACGAAAACACTTCAAACAAATGTTAttctcaaataaaattaaaaaacaattaattgattctttccgaaaaattttcatcgtTGACGATCAGAAAAATGCATCGACAGCCACCTCAAACTTCAGAATTGTCTGTTAGTTTAAAAGATATCGGTGATGAAATAACAATTGTCTTAATTTTTCCAGTGGaatgtatatttttcgatTCAGCCGTTTATTCAGCTCGATGAGCTCAAAAGTTCACCAATAGCGTTATCAAAAATCCAGGAAGCTATTGGCTTTACCCCGTCcggttcaaaaataaaaacttgattCAAAGTTGCTTTACGTTATTTTCTGTTGatgttttttcgataaaatttcgacttttttgacttgaattaaattttcttaaacttTTTGCAATTTGTTCAACTTAGTGATAACttatttcaacttattcaAATTTGTTGATCTCAGTTTGGACTTATTCGTCTTCACTCCGAGCACGATAGCCATTCACTTCACTTTTAACTTGTTGTATCAAGtcgaaaaagttatttattcgccttactttgggctttatatataaaaattacttcacCTTAGCTTGGACTTGTTCGCCTTATAATTCatgtcgaataagtctaagccaagtcaatttcgacttgatttcaactttttcgtcttaaatcgtgactaaatAAGCccgttaagtctaaaccaaggcgaaaacttaatGCATTTCATATCTCCGCAAAAAAACTCTAGTTCGTCTtctgaaaaacggctccaaattttgACTGGGttaaccaagtctaaatcaagttctATTTTTGACCCaggcaatttttcaaaataattgaatatttttatcaaaatacgTTACACTTTTTAGTAGGATTCATGTTAGAGCCTAAGGGACAATTGAAATCATTTGAAAATTCTGGGCTGTTTGAAAGCGTTCCAATAACACGTTTTTCGACTGGAGCATGCTGATCGGCTGAATTCACTTGGAGCAATGATGACGTTGATGTGCACCAGGGAGCTGCATATGACAGCCAAAACAACTGATTCGAATTATAAGGCAAGTTAGAAAAAGGTGCATCGGGTCCGAGCTTCTTGACCCAATCTTGATAGACCGAATAAGCAATTTGTATACCAATGTTGTCGGCAATATTTTCTTCCAAATACATTGAACCGTTTAGCTGCAAGTAATCAAACAAGTATTTTAGAAATCACATTCttcactatttattttttgaaaacattattAATCATACTTTTTCTCCAGTTGTTTCGGTAGAATAATTCGAGAATTGTTCCATTAagcaattttttgtttccttGAACTTCTCTTCTGCCAATGCACTCCATCCGTtgttttttcttccaaactcATCAACAGCATCGTAAGAAACATGAATGGTATGCCCCATTTCATGCCCAATAGTGATTCCAAACGTGGCCAAATTATTGTAATCTGGACGGTTAATACTGAAGAACAAATTTCTCAATCTTCCGAGAcctataactaaaatttttctgcgaTAAGTTTACAACATTTAACCTAAAAATATACTCTGAATAAGTCGAATAGTTCAATAATGTATACCAATGGTATTAAATAGGTTCAAGTTTGTACCACCGATTTCAAACGGGtttgataatttgaaaatagtcaTCCAATTAATCAAATTCAGTGGCTTCTcccacatttttaaatattttttgcgatTGAATGAAGTCACGTTTAAGCGATTCTTTAAATAACTGTCAGAAGTTATTTCAAGGCCTTGATAATATGCATCCAATACTTTATCATCAAAGACTTCGTCTAGATATCCAAGGATAAACCTTAAAGAATTGATTTCTGCGGttagtttatttttggttttaataTCCGACGCATACGTGTTActcaaaatatctaaaaatttgtttcttaTGTCAAAAGTCAATTGATCTGCATGAGTTCTGGCACGTTTGTCGACTAAGACGTGACGGACATAGTAAAAGTACATAAGTTCTGGTAATTGTTCTTTAAGATAACCGTagcaatcaatattttcaaagaCTGCAGATGAGTTTCTTATTTCAGAATAAGTTACGTAAAGTTTAGATAGAGTAACGGATTAAACCATAGGAATAAAAGATTGAATTGTCTTCCATACAGCGTAATTCGCTTGGACTCTTTTAGGAGTttctttgattaatttttccagttcagttataaaatgataaatttgtatgaaaatCATCGTTTCGGTTGAGTAGTAAAATTTCTCTTGCGATTCAACTGTCACAGTGATCAGTTTATCCCATTCAATACCTGGCCACTTTTCTCTTATTTGCTTGAGCGACATTTTGCTGGCGTTAtcttcattttttgacattataTCTTTGTTATTGCTTATATTGATGAGTTTTAGTTCAAATTCCAATGATTCCATGAGTTCTATTTTTGCTTGTGTTTCATTCGCACCAAGAAGTTTAGCAACATCGACCATATACTTATAGTAAGCATTGATTGCGATATTATTCTGGCGATTCTTTATATTTCCatgtaaaaattcaaactcttGTGAATACAACTGTTTGATAATAgcagatgataaaaaaaacattaggtcatcacgaaatttgaaaattctaattacATGATAAATGATTGAATTGATACTTACAACATATTGCTTACCTTCGCGTTGTAGTTGAGGATATAAATGAAGAAATAATCTTTCATGGGCACCAAGATTGCCTGCTTTGTTATTAAAACTTATCCAATCGAAATTAGTGCCGTTCCATTTAGAGCCTTTGATAACGGGCCACTCACCCAATTTAGATATTACTTCTGTTAACACATCCAGTTTGTCTGCTTTGCTACCAGGATCTAAATAATTGGAACATTATGAGCTACCAAAATTATGCATATATCTGcgtatttgaatgaaaaataaataattacacctATCGTTGTTATTAAAGCTCACTTTTTCGCAAGAAATCATGAAGTTTTTCAGGAAATTAAATTGCTTCGGTGAATCCATTGGTTTGCTTCTTCGTAGTGAATCGTGAATTTTCTTATACATGGTGCTCGGAGAGTAACCAAAGTAATCGCCAACAAATTGTGCATAATCAGCGGgaaatttgtcaaaattaccgCAAGcgaattcataaaaattatcgcAGGGATCGACGCTCATATTCATATTAGACATTAATttgaattcgaaaataatattacaataaattatttaatttttgctgtAACAAATTATACAGAATAGTGTCTATGAGTTTTCACctaatttcaaattatccATTACACATTCTCGAGtcgtacaatttattttatttccagaTGACTGATTCATTGTATTATTCCAAGTTTCGGCTGTTGTCATTGAAATACATATTGAGAGCGAGGTAGCCCATAATATTTTCCTGCATGTTAATATTtctcagaataaaaaaaacatccaattcattaattataaatcaatgTAGTAGGATTTCGATGATGATCATCAATAAACAtactttttatgtatttttatgtatagaaaaaaatgctgaTTATATTACGAACTCACATTATCTTGTTTTAATGACTATTCATATATTATCATAACTTACATATTCAAATGTATCATGACAGTCTAGAAGAAGTCGTTCAGCTACAAACCACGATTATTACTGTCGCTATCGATAGTAAATGATCGATGCACCAATcccaaattttcattttttaatttgtagtTACTTACTCTTATCGTAACAGTCgtgattgataaaaaaacaccaataaaattaatcatcgTGTACTCAtgtgtcataaaaaaatattatgactAATCGATACATTTGAACGTGGATATATGTCAAAATCAAAGTGGAGTGAACTATaacttgttaatttaaaatatcctATTAATATTAACTAGCGATTactaagtttatttatttaaaatgaataatattagACTTTTACGTCCGTTGcgttatattttgattttataaataaatgaaaatgtaataaatatagtggaatgtttaataattaaatcattttatgaAATAGTCGCTTGCAgagtttctaataatttttatcaaaacatGGTGCATCTTTCAACAGGGTCCATATTACAATTGGATTTTCGATCGAATTCCACACCAATCGTGTTCTGCAAACGGTATACACGAACTTTTGTGCGATTTTATCGTGCTTCTGTTAATCTTcgacacaaattttatgtcagaTAACTGAACAGATAAAATCTGTTATTTTCACAGAAAATTTGAGTTAATTCAATAGACGTTCCGTGTTATAGTCATCCCGACGAAAGCTTGAGATTTTATTCCCACCACATACGGTTTCTTCCCTATCCTTTAAATGTTGGATTTGGTGACTTTCGCGCACATTTAATGGTGCATGTGCTGATTCTAATATTGTGATGGTAAGGGAAGAAACTGGTGGGAAAATCTCAAGTTATCTTTGAGACGACTATGaaattaaatactaaatataagatataaatatagtagatagtttaataatttatttttttgatgaaataaattgaaaatttcctgcagagtttattaaaataatcgaacatttttatcaaaatacgCTACATTTTTTAACAGGATTCATGTTAGAGCCTAAGGGACAATTGAaatcttttgaaaattctggATTGTTTGAAAGCGATCCAATAACACGTTTATCGGGTGGAGCATGCTCATCGGTCGAATATGTTTTACGCAAAAATGACTTTGATTTGCACCATCGAGTTGCATATGCTATCCAAAACAACTGATTCGAATTATACGGCAAGTTAGAAAAAGTTGCTTCGGGTCCATACTTTTTGACCCAATCTTGGTAGACCGAATAAGCAACTTGTATACCAATATTGTCGGCAATATTTTCTTCCAAAAAGAATGAACCGTTTAGCTGCAAGTAATCAAACAAGAATTTGAGAAAACACTGTCTACACTATTTTCtccttgaaaaaattatcaatcataCTTTTTTTCCAGTTGTTTCGATAGAATAATTCGAGAATTGTTCTATTAAGCACTTTTCTGTTtgcttaaatttttcatctgCCATTACACTCCATCCGTTGTCTTTCAGTCCGAACTTATCAACAGGattgtaagaaaaatatatggtgtGTCCCATTTCATGCCCAATAGTGAATCCAAGAGTGGCCAAATTAGTGATATCTGGACGATTAATACTGAAAAACAAATTCCTCAATCTTTCAATAcctataactaaaatttttctacgataagtttaaaatattcaaccTAAAAAAACACTCTAAATAAGTCAAATAGTTTAATCATGTGTACCAATGGTCTTAAATAGATCTAAATTGATACCACCGAATTCAAACGGGTTCGAtagtttgaaaatattcttcCAATTTATCGAAATTAGTGGCTTCTCCCATACTTCTAAAAGTTTTTTGCGATGGAATGAAGACACGTTCAAGTAATTCTTTAAATAACTGTCAGATGTTATTTCAAGGCCTTGATAATATTCatctaatattttattatcgaaGACTTCGTCGAGATATCCAATGACAAACTTTAAAGAATTGATTTCTGAGGTCagtttatttttggttttaataTCCGACGCATACGCGTTATTCAAAATAGctaatagtttattttttatgtcggAAGTCAATTGATCTGCATGAGTTTTGGCACGTTTGTCGATTGAGAAATGATGTACATAGTAAAAGTACATAAGTTCTGGTAACTTCATTTTAAGAATGTTGAAGCAGGAAATATAATGAAAGTTGAAGGCTGATGGGTTCCTTATTTTAGAATAAGCTACGTAAAGTTTAGATAGAGTAACGGATTCAACCATTGGAATCATAGATTGAATTGTCTTCCATACAGCGTAATTGGCTTGGACTCTTTTTGGAGtttctttcattaatttttccagTTCTGTTATATAATGATGAATTTCTATGGAAATCATCGTTTTGTTTGGgtagtaaaattttacttgcGATTCAATTGTCATATTGATCAGTTTATCCCATTCAATACCTGGccacttttcttttatttcctTGAGCGACATTTTGCTGGCGTTATCTACATTATTTAATGCTATATCATTGTTATTGCTTATATTGATAAGTTTGAGTTCAAATTGAAATGATTCCATGAGTTCTATTTTTGCTTGTGTTTCATTGGCGCCAAGAAGTTTAGCAACATCGACCATATACTTATAATAAGCATTGATTGTGATATTATTCTGGAGATTCTTCATATATTCATGTGAGAATTCAAATTCTTGTGGATAGAACTGTTTGATAATAgcagaagataaaaaaaagaataggACATcccgaaatttgaaaattttaattaaatgataaatgatTGAATGG is a window encoding:
- the LOC130668766 gene encoding neprilysin-2-like, whose protein sequence is MKNLYMKKLWAASLAICITMITAETMNNTMERSFGNMLNCTTRKCVQDNMEFELNLMSNMNTSVNPCDNFYEFACGNFDNFPALYARFLQHNFDYRPSIMYHKISETIEKSEPTASPKQFHFLKYFMTSCNNVNFNNNDWYIGIKADKLDDLTEIISKLGEWPVIKGSKWNGTNFDWMSFNNKAGNLGSEKQLFLSPDIQLHRNGKQYAFYPQEFEFSHEYMKNLQNNITINAYYKYMVDVAKLLGANETQAKIELMESFQFELKLINISNNNDIALNNVDNASKMSLKEIKEKWPGIEWDKLINMTIESQVKFYYPNKTMISIEIHHYITELEKLMKETPKRVQANYAVWKTIQSMIPMVESVTLSKLYVAYSKIRNPSAFNFHYISCFNILKMKLPELMYFYYVHHFSIDKRAKTHADQLTSDIKNKLLAILNNAYASDIKTKNKLTSEINSLKFVIGYLDEVFDNKILDEYYQGLEITSDSYLKNYLNVSSFHRKKLLEVWEKPLISINWKNIFKLSNPFEFGGINLDLFKTIVIGIERLRNLFFSINRPDITNLATLGFTIGHEMGHTIYFSYNPVDKFGLKDNGWSVMADEKFKQTEKCLIEQFSNYSIETTGKKLNGSFFLEENIADNIGIQVAYSVYQDWVKKYGPEATFSNLPYNSNQLFWIAYATRWCKSKSFLRKTYSTDEHAPPDKRVIGSLSNNPEFSKDFNCPLGSNMNPVKKCSILSVQLSDIKFVSKINRSTIKSHKNPGSKADKLDVLTEVISKLGEWPVIKGSKWNGTNFDWISFNNKAGNLGAHERLFLHLYPQLQREGKQYVLYSQEFEFLHGNIKNRQNNIAINAYYKYMVDVAKLLGANETQAKIELMESLEFELKLINISNNKDIMSKNEDNASKMSLKQIREKWPVFENIDCYGYLKEQLPELMYFYYVRHVLVDKRARTHADQLTFDIRNKFLDILSNTFILGYLDEVFDDKVLDAYYQGLEITSDSYLKNRLNVTSFNRKKYLKMWEKPLNLINWMTIFKLSNPKILVIGLGRLRNLFFSINRPDYNNLATFGITIGHEMGHTIHVSYDAVDEFGRKNNGWSALAEEKFKETKNCLMEQFSNYSTETTGEKLNGSMYLEENIADNIGIQIAYSVYQDWVKKLGPDAPFSNLPYNSNQLFWLSYAAPWCTSTSSLLQVNSADQHAPVEKRVIGTLSNSPEFSNDFNCPLGSNMNPTKKCNVF